In one window of Heterodontus francisci isolate sHetFra1 chromosome 24, sHetFra1.hap1, whole genome shotgun sequence DNA:
- the h3f3a gene encoding H3 histone, family 3A, producing the protein MARTKQTARKSTGGKAPRKQLATKAARKSAPSTGGVKKPHRYRPGTVALREIRRYQKSTELLIRKLPFQRLVREIAQDFKTDLRFQSAAIGALQEASEAYLVGLFEDTNLCAIHAKRVTIMPKDIQLARRIRGERA; encoded by the exons ATGGCTCGTACCAAACAAACCGCCCGTAAATCCACCGGCGGCAAAGCGCCCAGGAAACAGCTGGCCACCAAGGCGGCCCGGAAAAGCGCCCCATCTACGGGCGGAGTGAAGAAACCTCATCGCTACAG GCCGGGTACAGTTGCTCTCCGAGAAATCCGCCGATACCAGAAGTCTACCGAGTTGCTTATCCGTAAGCTACCCTTCCAGCGTCTGGTGAGGGAAATTGCCCAGGACTTCAAAACTGACCTGAGGTTTCAGAGCGCTGCAATTGGAGCTTTGCAG GAAGCCAGTGAGGCCTATTTGGTTGGTctgtttgaggacaccaacctgtgtgcTATCCATGCCAAAAGAGTGACCAttatgcccaaagacatccagctggcacgacggatcagaggggagcgtgcttaa